A genomic stretch from Dyella sp. M7H15-1 includes:
- a CDS encoding SDR family NAD(P)-dependent oxidoreductase, whose product MSLPLQRLPETWTPSSKVLEERVVLVTGAYGGLGSAVARAAARAGATVVITGKRKRRLEQLYDAMVNEGLPEPVIHPLDMESATPRDYEALTEGLQRDLCRLDGIVHAAASFAGLTPISMYKPDAWLRALHVNVSAPFALTQACLPLLTSAPDSAAVFVLDNPELVQRAHWGAYGVSKAALERFVAILHEEHDTGALRVHAVLPAPMRTILRRAAYFGEDTLQHPLPDATAEAVIYLLSEQAAVARGAVLDLRVA is encoded by the coding sequence ATGAGCCTTCCGCTACAGCGTCTGCCTGAAACCTGGACACCTTCCAGCAAGGTGCTGGAGGAACGTGTGGTACTGGTCACCGGTGCCTACGGTGGCCTGGGTAGCGCAGTGGCGCGCGCCGCCGCACGAGCGGGTGCGACGGTGGTGATCACTGGCAAGCGCAAGCGTCGGCTTGAGCAGCTTTACGATGCGATGGTCAATGAAGGTTTGCCAGAGCCGGTGATTCATCCGCTGGATATGGAGTCGGCCACACCGCGCGATTACGAAGCATTGACCGAGGGTTTGCAGCGCGATCTTTGTCGATTGGATGGCATCGTGCATGCCGCGGCAAGCTTCGCGGGCCTAACGCCGATATCGATGTACAAGCCCGATGCCTGGCTGCGCGCCTTGCACGTCAATGTTTCGGCGCCATTTGCACTCACGCAGGCTTGCTTACCGCTGCTGACGAGTGCGCCGGATAGCGCGGCCGTGTTCGTACTCGACAATCCCGAACTGGTGCAGCGTGCGCATTGGGGTGCTTATGGCGTGTCAAAGGCTGCCTTGGAGCGCTTCGTTGCTATTCTGCACGAAGAGCACGACACGGGTGCGTTGCGCGTGCATGCCGTGCTGCCGGCACCGATGCGTACCATCTTGCGCCGCGCGGCGTATTTCGGTGAGGACACCCTGCAGCATCCGCTGCCAGACGCCACGGCCGAAGCGGTGATTTATCTCTTGAGCGAGCAGGCTGCCGTTGCGCGCGGTGCAGTGCTCGATTTGCGCGTGGCATGA
- the grxD gene encoding Grx4 family monothiol glutaredoxin yields MDINERIKVVLAEYPIVLFMKGTPEFPMCGFSKRAAQALKDAHAMFHVVNVLADPEIRAALPHYANWPTFPQLFIQGELIGGCDIVEDLKASGELARMAHDVAGESHA; encoded by the coding sequence ATGGACATCAACGAGCGAATCAAGGTGGTGCTCGCCGAGTACCCGATCGTGCTCTTCATGAAGGGCACGCCAGAGTTTCCGATGTGCGGCTTCTCCAAGCGCGCCGCACAGGCGCTGAAGGATGCCCATGCCATGTTCCATGTCGTGAACGTGCTGGCTGATCCGGAAATCCGTGCCGCATTGCCACACTACGCCAATTGGCCGACTTTTCCGCAGCTTTTCATCCAGGGTGAGTTGATCGGTGGTTGCGATATCGTGGAAGATTTGAAGGCCTCCGGTGAATTGGCGCGCATGGCCCATGATGTTGCGGGAGAAAGTCACGCATGA
- a CDS encoding Fe-Mn family superoxide dismutase has protein sequence MAIELPPLPYEKNALEPDISAETLEFHYGKHHQSYVTNLNNLIKGTEFESAALEDIIKKSSGGVFNNAAQIWNHTFYWHSMRKPLESNAPTGKLADEINKAFGSFDKFKEEFTKSAVGNFGSGWTWLVQRPDGLLGIVNTSNAATPITGSDKPLFTIDVWEHAYYIDYRNARPKYVESFWNLVNWDFAAKNFA, from the coding sequence ATGGCGATCGAACTTCCTCCACTGCCCTATGAAAAGAACGCACTGGAGCCGGACATTTCAGCCGAGACGCTGGAGTTCCACTACGGCAAGCACCACCAGTCCTATGTGACCAACCTGAATAACCTTATCAAGGGCACCGAGTTCGAAAGCGCCGCGCTGGAAGACATTATCAAGAAGTCATCCGGCGGCGTGTTCAACAATGCGGCGCAGATCTGGAACCACACCTTCTATTGGCACTCGATGCGCAAACCGCTCGAGAGCAACGCCCCCACCGGCAAGCTGGCCGACGAGATCAACAAAGCCTTTGGTTCTTTCGACAAGTTCAAGGAAGAGTTCACCAAGTCCGCTGTCGGCAACTTCGGTTCTGGCTGGACTTGGCTGGTACAGCGTCCGGATGGTTTGCTAGGCATCGTGAACACCTCCAACGCCGCCACGCCGATCACCGGCAGCGACAAGCCACTGTTCACCATCGACGTGTGGGAACATGCTTATTACATCGACTACCGCAATGCGCGTCCGAAGTACGTGGAGTCGTTCTGGAACCTGGTGAACTGGGACTTCGCGGCGAAGAATTTCGCCTGA
- a CDS encoding 5-(carboxyamino)imidazole ribonucleotide synthase, with protein MIVRKQPVLGILGGGQLARMLALAAAPLGVKTLVVDSAADACAGQVAPLCLADWTDYAALEKFAAAVDVITFDFENVPAETAHWLVERVAVFPDPRALAVAQDRLAEKTLFRECGLQTPAFQAVDTREDLDRALAAIGAPAILKTRRLGYDGKGQFRIKQLSNADVAWAALGAQAAVHGLILEAFVPFERELSVLAVRTRAGDFRIWPLTQNWHTDGVLSLSLAPAPDVDTLQERAAELARILAERLGYVGVFALELFVKDGELLGNEMAPRVHNSGHWTIEGAVASQFENHVRAVLGLPLGDTSAHGFSAMFNWIGELPDATSVLRAIDGHWHDYGKQPRPGRKVGHATVCAKDAGMLAMRIDDIARVLKREEQVAPAMRVLVK; from the coding sequence GTGATCGTACGTAAGCAACCTGTTCTGGGCATCCTCGGTGGTGGCCAACTGGCCCGCATGCTAGCGCTCGCTGCGGCGCCGCTAGGTGTGAAAACCCTGGTGGTGGACAGCGCGGCCGACGCCTGTGCCGGTCAGGTGGCTCCCTTGTGTCTGGCCGATTGGACTGATTACGCCGCGCTGGAAAAATTTGCCGCCGCGGTCGATGTGATCACCTTCGATTTCGAAAATGTGCCGGCTGAAACCGCGCATTGGTTGGTCGAGCGCGTGGCGGTGTTCCCCGATCCGCGTGCCTTGGCGGTGGCGCAGGATCGTCTGGCCGAGAAAACCCTGTTCCGCGAATGTGGTTTGCAAACACCCGCCTTCCAGGCGGTCGATACCCGCGAAGATCTGGATCGGGCCTTGGCCGCGATCGGTGCGCCGGCCATTCTCAAAACCCGTCGCCTTGGTTACGACGGCAAGGGGCAGTTCCGTATCAAGCAGTTGTCGAATGCCGATGTGGCGTGGGCTGCGCTGGGTGCGCAGGCCGCTGTGCATGGTTTGATTCTGGAAGCGTTTGTGCCGTTCGAGCGCGAGCTGTCCGTATTGGCGGTGCGCACGCGCGCTGGTGATTTCCGTATTTGGCCGCTGACGCAGAACTGGCATACCGACGGCGTGCTCAGTCTCAGTCTTGCGCCGGCACCGGATGTCGATACCTTGCAGGAGCGCGCCGCCGAATTGGCGCGCATTCTTGCCGAGCGCTTGGGTTATGTCGGTGTATTTGCGCTGGAACTGTTCGTTAAAGATGGCGAGCTGCTAGGCAATGAGATGGCGCCGCGTGTGCACAACTCCGGCCACTGGACCATCGAAGGAGCTGTTGCCAGCCAGTTCGAGAATCACGTGCGCGCGGTGCTGGGTTTGCCATTGGGCGATACCTCGGCCCACGGCTTCTCGGCGATGTTCAACTGGATTGGCGAGTTGCCCGATGCAACGTCGGTCCTGCGTGCCATCGATGGGCACTGGCACGATTACGGCAAACAGCCGCGGCCCGGGCGCAAGGTGGGCCATGCCACGGTGTGTGCGAAAGATGCTGGGATGCTCGCTATGCGTATCGATGACATCGCACGTGTGTTGAAGCGCGAAGAGCAAGTGGCACCTGCGATGCGTGTACTTGTGAAATGA
- the purE gene encoding 5-(carboxyamino)imidazole ribonucleotide mutase has translation MTVTTAAPKVGVVMGSRSDWETMTHAAEVLQELGVPHEVRVVSAHRTPDLLFQYAEEAVGRGIQVIIAGAGGAAHLPGMLAAKTRLPVLGVPVQSKALQGMDSLLSIAQMPAGIPVGTLAIGRAGAVNAGLLAAAVLALHDPVLAKAVDIYRSRQTQAVLDNSDPRA, from the coding sequence ATGACGGTAACAACGGCAGCACCGAAAGTTGGTGTGGTGATGGGATCGCGTTCGGATTGGGAAACCATGACGCATGCGGCCGAAGTGCTACAGGAACTGGGCGTGCCCCACGAGGTACGGGTGGTTTCCGCACACCGCACGCCGGACTTGCTGTTCCAGTACGCCGAAGAGGCCGTTGGTCGCGGTATCCAGGTCATCATTGCTGGCGCCGGTGGCGCAGCCCATCTGCCGGGCATGCTGGCTGCCAAGACCCGCTTGCCAGTGCTTGGCGTTCCGGTGCAGTCCAAGGCCCTTCAGGGCATGGACTCCCTGCTTTCCATCGCGCAGATGCCGGCCGGCATTCCGGTGGGCACCCTGGCGATCGGTCGCGCGGGTGCAGTCAATGCGGGCCTGCTCGCGGCCGCAGTGCTTGCGTTGCACGATCCGGTGCTGGCAAAGGCCGTGGATATCTATCGTTCCCGTCAGACTCAGGCCGTTCTGGACAACTCGGATCCCCGCGCGTGA
- a CDS encoding Trm112 family protein, which translates to MDKRLLDILCCPVSKTPVRLLNSSELHALNKAIDAGQVVTVADVAVQGRLSEGLITMDRKVVYRVEDGIPVMLPEEGIGTTQLNDFPAAV; encoded by the coding sequence ATGGACAAGCGCCTGCTCGACATTCTCTGTTGCCCGGTGAGCAAAACCCCGGTGCGTCTGCTCAACAGCAGCGAACTCCATGCCTTGAACAAGGCGATCGATGCCGGCCAGGTGGTCACTGTGGCAGATGTTGCAGTGCAGGGTCGGCTGAGCGAAGGATTGATCACCATGGACCGCAAGGTGGTCTACCGGGTCGAGGATGGCATCCCTGTGATGTTACCCGAAGAGGGCATTGGCACCACCCAGCTCAACGATTTCCCGGCCGCAGTCTGA